The nucleotide window GTAGGTACTGATAAAAAAAGATGCCTAATGGTGCATGTTCATCAGTCCTATGGTCTAATAATATGCTTAAATGCCTGAACATTCTAATGGAAAGGTTCATAAGCATTCCCTAAACTGTGTGCACTATCACAATTCAAAATCCTCAATTCGAAATATGTTAGCTCAAcaaagattaaaagaaaatggagtCCATGTCCTTGTAAAATCACTACCATATAAACCTGATAACAACACCTTCCTCAGGATCAAGATTCTCAATGCACAAGTACATCAGCACAATGAAGATCACGACAAAATGTGAATCTAGAGGATCTCCTCATTGACCCAGACCCatggaaattattttttttccccctcatttACTCACTAAACATCTAAATACCTAAGGCCAACTATAAGGTACCCAACTAGCAGGGAGAAGGAACTATAACCAAATAGATATTTTTAAAGAAAacttctttcctgtcttccatACAATTAGCTACTCAAGCATGCATATAAGGATGTGGATAATTGCAAATCTGAATGAATTTTACAATTCTACGAGAAAAAGGAACGAATGAATCCTAAAAAAGGTAAAGTTTGTATCACAAGCAGTTTCCAAACTGTGCCCATCTCGATCGGAAGCTATGACACAAAAACATATCAGCAGAATTAGGATCCTCTGTCATAAGGACTTCCTCGAACCCTCTCAGTGAAAATTACACCCCATTTTCCCAATCAAATCGGATAAAAAAAGAATAGCAATTACTAAAAAAGTTGCAGAGGAGATGGATCACGGATCAAATATTGCAAGTAATTACCTGAAGcggaaaatcaaagaagaaaaggcCAAGTTGTCCTCGGACTTGCGTAAGAGTCTCAAAAGGAATTCGACCTCGAGCCAAATCTTTAAGCAAGTGAAACACATCGTAAACCTCAATCCGTTGGAGCTGAAGCGTGGCGTCGACCAAGGAAGAACCTCTGGCCCTCAGATGGCCGCCATGGGAGGTGACAAAGCCAAGCTGTCTCCCACGGTACGAAAAGGCGACGACGAGAGAGCGGTAGTCGAGGGAGAAGAAGTCTGGATTACGGACCTTGATGGTGATAGGCATGGAGATGTCGAGGGAGACAGTCGGGATGGTGTGAACATGGACATGGTTGAGACGGAGGTCAACCACGCTGACGACGGGATCGGAAGGCCAGAGGAAGAAGATCACCAGGCAGAGCAGGACAACAGAGGAGCCGTAGAGGAGATTACGCCGGAGGGAGTGGCAGATGCTTGAACGGCGGTGATATACAGGGAGGAGTATGTACTGTTGTTGGCTCTGCGGTGGTGGTTGATATTGGTAATGATGGTTGTTTTGTTGACGACGATCGTACTCTGCGGGCTCCGGTGGCACCGGAGAGTAGTACACCGGCTCGCCCTTCGCTTCCATGTTTCCTAATGAATTGCTGCGAAGGGTTTCggtgttttaacttttaatcTCTCCAAAAGGTATGGTGACGACGTGGCAACGTCAATTCTTATTTGATACATGGGGTGGTGAGTCTGGTGACTGGTAATGCTAACTTTGTTTCCAAGGATCAGCTTCTTGGTATTCAAGGGAAACACGTTTCCCATGAATAAGAGCTGACGCTGGGAGATCGATAACGGGGTCCCACATCATCAAGGTCGGATGAGCTTTAACCATTTGATCTCCAAACCCCTACTTGTTGCACTGAATGAACGACTGGGATCATTCAAATATGCTCATCCCATTTATGCAAATAtactttttttcccctattaCTTTGTAAGGAACTGCCTAAGGAACTTTATTCACGCACAATAGAGGGGAAaggggaaaagggaaaagggaaaaggaaaaagatgttGGGAGAATGATACAAAGAAGGAGATACATGTGACAAGAGTTGATCTTTAGATCATCCACTCCTGATGCTTGCTCTTGAAGTGGAGGCTGCAAACCATACAAGTGTGCGAGGTAAATGGGAGTGTGCATAGAAACATCTTCATTGCACGGGTGGAGAAGAtgtaggcaccgtttgataacgtttctattgtttttgtATCTAGAAACAGTAAAAATAGTTTTTcacgtttttagaaacaaaaacaaattttttggtgtttgataaacatgtttcttgaaacgtttttagtaaacataatgccactaaaaaccccaatagtatcatcagatgcccaaaagggagatagggttcgattgcatctttttaggtttaaataattgagagatttatgagcacaacaacttttttttcttctcttaaattcgtttttagaaacgacgaaataagtccgacttgtttcgtcaaatcaaagtcgtttctagaattgtaaatatgtataaattt belongs to Macadamia integrifolia cultivar HAES 741 unplaced genomic scaffold, SCU_Mint_v3 scaffold_245A, whole genome shotgun sequence and includes:
- the LOC122071522 gene encoding uncharacterized protein LOC122071522; the encoded protein is MEAKGEPVYYSPVPPEPAEYDRRQQNNHHYQYQPPPQSQQQYILLPVYHRRSSICHSLRRNLLYGSSVVLLCLVIFFLWPSDPVVSVVDLRLNHVHVHTIPTVSLDISMPITIKVRNPDFFSLDYRSLVVAFSYRGRQLGFVTSHGGHLRARGSSLVDATLQLQRIEVYDVFHLLKDLARGRIPFETLTQVRGQLGLFFFDFPLQTKVSCEVIVDTDNETIVRQNCYPQ